The DNA window ACTGGATCTAAACCTGCTGTAGCTTCATCTAGGATAAGAATGGGAGGATTATTGACAATGGCACGAGCGATAGCCAAGCGTTGTCGCTGTCCACCCGATAAATTAGCGCCAAACTCTCCCAATACGGTTTGATAGGTATTGGGTAATTCACTAATAAAGCTATCTGCATCAGCGATCTGGCAAGCCTTGATAATATCTTCAAAGGAAAGCTGTGGATTACCCAGGTGAAAGTTTTCAATAATTGAACGGCTCCAAAAATGAGGTTCCTGGGGAACAAACGATACTTGCTGTCTGAGTGATTCCAGCGATAGATCTTTCAAGTTAAATGGACCAATGCGCACAGTGCCTGATTGAGGCTGATACAGTCCTGAGATTACCTTGGCTAGAGTACTTTTACCACAGCCTGACTTCCCAATGACCACAGTTACTTTTCCTCCAGGTAACTTCAAAGAAAAATCATCCAGTAAGGTGACTCGACCCGTATGATGAAAATTCAACTGTTTGCAAGTAATATCGTACTCGCTAGAGAGTTGGACGAGGGGCTTCTTGGCTTCGCCAATAGATTCCGGTGTTGCATCAATGACTTCTAAGATACGTCCAATTGCAGTCTGGGCACGAAAATATTCATCTGTTAAGCTAATCACGACTGACATAAGTGCCAGAAGATTGCCTTGCATAGTGTTGAAAGCCAGCAGTTGCCCAATGCTAATTTCTTCCTTGATCACCAACAAGCTGCCCGTTGTTAAGAGGGCAACACTGCCGATACCTGATATAAACTGAGTGAAGGTGCCATTTAGAATACTGATTTGAATCGTACTAAAGGTTAAATTTGTGAGACGACCAAATCTTGACTGAAACTCTTCCCAAAATTGGGGAGCAGAGTTTGTTGTTTTTAGCACTAGTGCACCTTTAAAGGTTTCCACTAAGATTCCTTGGTTTTCTGAAGATAAAATCAATAAATCACGGGTCTTCTGCCGCAAAGTGGGTAAAAAAGGTAATGTTGACAAAGCCATAATTAATGCGACAACAGCAGCTACTAGGGTCAAGCTGGCACTGTAAAATAGCATAAATCCTAGAGAAATAATGGCGACAAATACTTGGCTAGGAACTTGAACAACAATTTGCGAAACGAGCTGATTAATTTCATTGATATCGCGCAAACGGCTGACAATTTCGCCACTACGTCGGGCTTCATAGTAACCCAAAGGTAAAGATAGAATCTTACGACCAAATTCTAGGACGAGTCCTAACTGCAACCTTTGACTGAAGTGGGCAATTAGATTCGACTGCATGAGCCGAAGGCTACTACTGAAAACTTGCGAAATAACCACACCCACAACAACTACCGTTAGAAGTTCCAAGTCCTGACGAACCAAGACATCATCTGTCAGAATCTGAATAAGGAATGGACTGGATAATGCTAATAAACCTAAGACAATATTAATGAGAAGTGCTTGGCTTAAAATATTTCGATAAGGCCAAATTCGTTTCAGAAATCTAGAAAAGCCGTCGGCCTGTACTTCATCTACATCATTAAGTCTCTCAAAATCAGGCTCTAGTAAGAGCATGATTCCATTCCAAGACTCCAAAAGCTCTCGTTTGGTGAGATAGCGAATTCCGATTCCTGGATCAGCGACGATATACTTATGACCACGTTTTCCATATAGAATAATCCAGTGATAGCCTTTCCAGTGGATAATGGCTGGCAGCAAGATTTCCTGCAACTGATCAACTAAGGCTTCTGATGCTTTAACAGATCGGGCATTAAAGCCTAACGACTCTGCTCCTCGTTTCAATCCCAAGAGAGTTGTTCCTAACTGTCCAGTGCCGACAACTTCTCGACTACGAGTGATGCTGAGTAAACGACCGTAATACTTACATATGGATGCTAAACAAGCTGCTCCACAGTCTTCTTCACTCCATTGTTTGATACATTGGTAGCTCTTGCGTGAGTTGAATATTGGATTATGAAGCATTAAAGCAGCCATAGATAGTGTGCCTTACTCCCTTCATGCCATAAGATCACTTATCTAAATATTGCTGAAATTCTTGTATATCAAGAATCTGCTCTCCAATCTTATGCATGGAAGGGAATAATTGTTTGCTAAAGCCTGATGATCATTCGTGAATAAGTTAGAAATTAGATATTAATCGTGCTTTTTTGAGGACAAACTGGAGGACGGTTTCTTGGCGAGAGATAATATCAGCTCGTCCTTCCATCCCGAATTGCAAACGACACCAGCGCTGTTGATTTCCCATATATAGAGACCGTGGCAGAACTATGACCTCATAAAAGGTTGGGCTAGCAGCAGGAGCCACAGTTTCACCTACTGAAATTGCATCAGGGGATACAGCCTTAACGGTTCCATGCAAGATTCCGTAGTCAGTATAGGGGCAGGCTGAGACTCGCATTTGCACAGCTTGTCCCTTTTTAACCTGATTAATATCCTGGGCACTCACTTTTACTTTGATAATTACTGGAGCTTTTCGGGGGGCAATTTGAGTGATCGCTGCCCCTTGTTGTACCACTTGTCCAGGATTACGAAGATTCAGTTGTAAAACGGTGCCATCGATAGGAGCTTGAATATGAGTTCCTCGTAGTTCACTATTAATTTGCTCTAGCTCCTTTTGAGTACGCTGCAACTGATTCTGAGATTCTATACGAGTTCGCATTAGCTGCTCTCTCTGTTGATTTAAGCCTGCGATAGTAACATTTCCTCTAGCTTTTTCTTGAGAGATTTGCTCTAACGCTTTGTTAATCGTGGCATTAGTAGGATTTAAGGCTACTTTGACTCGCTTTAATCTAGCAGCTGCAGCTTTTAAAGAAGCTCTTTTCTCTTGAACTTGCAGTTTAGCGATTGCACCCGATTTTTCCAGCTCTTTGAAGCGTTGATATGCTTCATCGGCTAAATCATAGCCTGCTTGAGTTTCTTCTAAGTCAGCTTCAGTACTAATCTGTAAATCCTTATAGCGACGCCAATTCTCAGCCAAATTAGCTTCAGCCGCCGCAATAGAACGTGTAACCAACCATGACTCAGCAATAATCTGATTATCTAAAGCTCTTAATTGAGCATTGATCTGATACCGTTGAAGGGTTATGGAGCGAATGTCACCTTGGAGCTGGCTTTTTCGATTTTGTAAGCTAGTGTCATCCAATCGTGCGATTATATCTCCCTTTTTGACGGCCTTGTTTTCCTCTACATTTATATTCGTAACCGTACCTTCAATACTACTTTGAACTATACTCAAGCCACCCGCAGGACGGATTTTTGCAGGTGCCTTAACGGTAATGCTGAATTTGATAACAGAGGATAGTGCTACAGCAATACCAAATACAAGAATAAGAATCATTCCACCCAGTGAGACCCATGGACTAATAGAGGGTAAAAATTCATCTTCCTGAACAAAATGTAGCTGCTCTGGCTGCAAAATACTCATGTGAATACAAAATTCCAGAAAAGTGTATTTATAAAACATTAAATTAGAGTAGCTATACTTTGCTGAGCAATTGCTGAAGCTGAATTATTTTCTCCAATCGCAAAAGCTAAATTTACTTGAACAGCATTATTGATAACAACATCAGTCGAGAAATCTTGTGTAGTAATATTTTCATTAAATGGTTTCTGGTTGATAAAAGGTTTAAAAAGATAGCTAAAATATGAGTTAATACTAGTATTAAATCCGCCAATTATACATTCTTGTTTTGTTTCATCTAAATCAGAAAACAGCTGAGATTTATGATTTCGAGACATCATCGAACTGACCTCATAACAGAACCTAAAAATAGATAATGGTATAAATATGATCATGGCAATAGTATTTGAACTCATTTATAGCTAAAGAAAAATGAATAGCTCTAGCTATGTCTACTTTTAATGCAGATGAGTTCTCGCTGATATAAGACAATTTTAAAATAAAAGTACATCCAAATATAGCGAGAACTAATATATAAACAAGTTATGTAATGATTGTTCTTGATTGACTTACTGATGAATTCGCTGAGCTATTTTCACCTACTTCTTTAACTTCATTTTTTTGAACATAAGTACTACCACCATTTCCAAATAATGAAGAGAGCACAGAATTTTTGGGAAATAGGTTGTCAAGATCTAAGTCATCGATCTGGATACTTCCCCCAGATATATATTCTTGCTGCTTCTCTCCTAAACTTATAAAAAGTTTTTCTTGTATAGGGTTATGAAACATGATGAGTTCACCTCAAAAAAATCTAAAGAGAGTTTGAAACACTTAAACTCTCTTTAGAAAAACTACCTTATTAGATCTCTTACAAAATTCTTTTTTTATGATCATAGGCTTGCCAAAATAAGTCTTTGCTGCTTTTCAGCATTTATATCTATGGACAAACCATTGATGATATAGATTTCAGAAAATTCTCCTAATATCTTGTGAGATGAATTTTGCAAGAGATCTATTAAGTATCTCTAGAAATTGCTCAACATTACTAGGAAAAAGATAAAACGGTAAGAGCTTGCTTCGCTGCAGCCCCTGATGAATTATTTTTACCAATTGATAGAGCTGCATTAGTTTGATAGGTATCATCAACATCAATATCTGTTGAGAAATCCTGCTCTAAATAATTACGACTAAATAGTTCAGGGCCAAAGGAACCCCCAGAAATTAACTCTTGTTGGTCATCATTCAGCTCTACAAATAAATTAGACATAGTTATGTGCCTCACTTGTATATATCATAGAAAAAACTTAAAGCTTAGGCTGAAAACTAGATAACGATTCATCTCTTCCTTGATGCCTATTACTAGGAAGAAAATGTCAGTCTATCTCTCACAGCTATCTTAGGAAAAAGATAAAACAGTAAGATCTTGCATAGCAAATGCATCTGACCTATTATTTTTACCAATTGATAGAGCTGCATTAGTTTGATAGGTATCATCAACATCAATATCTGTTGAGAAATCCTGCTCTAAATAATTACGACTAAATAGTTCAGGGCCAAAGGAACCCCCAGAAATTAACTCTTGTTGGTCATCATTCAGCTCTACAAATAAATTAGACATAGTTATGTGCCTCACTTGTATATATCATAGAAAAAACTTAAAGCTTAGGCTGAAAACTAGATAACGATTCATCTCTTCCTTGATGCCTATTACTAGGAAGAAAATGTCAGTCTATCTCTCACAGCTATCTTAGGAAAAAGATAAAACAGTAAGATCTTGCTTCGCTGCAGCCCCTGATGAATTATTTTTACCAATTGATAGAGCTGCATTAGTTTGATAGGTATCATCAACATCAATATCTGTTGAGAAGTCCTGCTCTAAATAATTATAACTAAATAGTTCAGGACCAAAGAAACCACCAGAAACTAGCTCTTGTTGGTTATCACTCAGTTCTACAAATAAATTAGACATAGTTATGTACCTCTAGAAAATGATAGCGAAACTAGTTTTATCTGAAATAAATCTAGCTTCTAAAACAGTTGATATCGAAAATATTTTAATTTGATGAACACTTGTAATCTGCTTTTTTGTTTATATCTCTACTAATAGTATCAAAACAAAATTATTGCAAGCATTATGTAAATATATTAATTTTAATAATCCAAGAAGTAAATAATTCATTTTCTATTTTTGGTCAACTATCAAATTTATTTATTTAATAAAATGCACTAAAAAATTAATAAGAATATCAAGTTATCCTGAACATGATAAGTTCCTTATTCTTAAGAGATAATATGGTTATAAGTTGACTTTATAGACCATATCTCTAGTAGATATTTTGCATGTCTGCTTAATTTAAATTTGAATCATAATAGAATATTTTGAATCTAAACTACAAGGATTAGAGTTTTCTGAATCTTTGTCTCAATCTACCAAAACTTAAGATTTTTCACAGCTAAAATTTTCTTAATCAAATCTATTAATACTCCAAAGAAGCATAAATACTTCGTACCATAGCGATATTTAGTTCTCTTGATAGGTGATAACAACTTCGGTACATAAATTTATCATCTACTAAGTTTTCTCATGATTTATTGATTCATATTTTCAATATCTAATCAAGTTCTCTAGAAGATATTGCCTTGTGGTATTTTTTTTCAGAAAAGATGAAATTCTCGTGGATTTTATCGTGGAGAGCAATCTGAACTCGCAGTCTTTCCTTAAGTAAGATGTTCTTGGTATTGAGCATCTTGAATTCTGTTCTTCAGTCGCTCGAATTTCTTAGCTCACAAAGTCATAGGCACGCATATTCAAGGAAATGCTAGCTAAACTAATTGTTGATACCCACGAACCAATCACCAGAACAAATAGCATAAAAAAGTGCAGTCACCTCTTATTTTAGAAAGCAATTTCAAGAAATATGTGACTAGGGATGTTGGTAGCAAAGGAACAATAATTTACGCTTAGAATCTAATCTAAATCTTCTGTTTCCATTAAATCTTTTTGGTAGAAGAAGTCTGAAACTCTTGCTATTCTATTCTTTTTTGTAGCAGTTAATCTTAAGTCTAATCAGTACAGTTGTTGAAGTGAAAAAGATGGCTTCTGTAACCTATTATATATCGAGCTTTTAGGCTTAGTATACGTTACTG is part of the Acaryochloris marina S15 genome and encodes:
- a CDS encoding peptidase domain-containing ABC transporter, producing the protein MAALMLHNPIFNSRKSYQCIKQWSEEDCGAACLASICKYYGRLLSITRSREVVGTGQLGTTLLGLKRGAESLGFNARSVKASEALVDQLQEILLPAIIHWKGYHWIILYGKRGHKYIVADPGIGIRYLTKRELLESWNGIMLLLEPDFERLNDVDEVQADGFSRFLKRIWPYRNILSQALLINIVLGLLALSSPFLIQILTDDVLVRQDLELLTVVVVGVVISQVFSSSLRLMQSNLIAHFSQRLQLGLVLEFGRKILSLPLGYYEARRSGEIVSRLRDINEINQLVSQIVVQVPSQVFVAIISLGFMLFYSASLTLVAAVVALIMALSTLPFLPTLRQKTRDLLILSSENQGILVETFKGALVLKTTNSAPQFWEEFQSRFGRLTNLTFSTIQISILNGTFTQFISGIGSVALLTTGSLLVIKEEISIGQLLAFNTMQGNLLALMSVVISLTDEYFRAQTAIGRILEVIDATPESIGEAKKPLVQLSSEYDITCKQLNFHHTGRVTLLDDFSLKLPGGKVTVVIGKSGCGKSTLAKVISGLYQPQSGTVRIGPFNLKDLSLESLRQQVSFVPQEPHFWSRSIIENFHLGNPQLSFEDIIKACQIADADSFISELPNTYQTVLGEFGANLSGGQRQRLAIARAIVNNPPILILDEATAGLDPVSEAELLDKLLQHRKGKTTIMISHRPSTIQRAEWLVLIDKGQVKLEGDFKTLSKLPGEHLKFLIH
- a CDS encoding HlyD family secretion protein; the protein is MFYKYTFLEFCIHMSILQPEQLHFVQEDEFLPSISPWVSLGGMILILVFGIAVALSSVIKFSITVKAPAKIRPAGGLSIVQSSIEGTVTNINVEENKAVKKGDIIARLDDTSLQNRKSQLQGDIRSITLQRYQINAQLRALDNQIIAESWLVTRSIAAAEANLAENWRRYKDLQISTEADLEETQAGYDLADEAYQRFKELEKSGAIAKLQVQEKRASLKAAAARLKRVKVALNPTNATINKALEQISQEKARGNVTIAGLNQQREQLMRTRIESQNQLQRTQKELEQINSELRGTHIQAPIDGTVLQLNLRNPGQVVQQGAAITQIAPRKAPVIIKVKVSAQDINQVKKGQAVQMRVSACPYTDYGILHGTVKAVSPDAISVGETVAPAASPTFYEVIVLPRSLYMGNQQRWCRLQFGMEGRADIISRQETVLQFVLKKARLISNF
- a CDS encoding CTB family bacteriocin translates to MSNLFVELSDNQQELVSGGFFGPELFSYNYLEQDFSTDIDVDDTYQTNAALSIGKNNSSGAAAKQDLTVLSFS